From Pandoraea vervacti, the proteins below share one genomic window:
- a CDS encoding carbonate dehydratase, producing the protein MLRKNPRGDYPVVHETSFVDPTAILCGQIVVGENVFIGPYAVLRADEVDEHGKMEPIVIGANSNIQDGVVIHSKDGARVSIGENTSIAHRSIVHGPCVIGNNVFIGFNSVLFNCVVHDGVVVRHNSVVDGRDIPENFYIPSTTHISRETDLATIPKVTVDAREFSESVSRTNVQLARAYRRIQNAF; encoded by the coding sequence ATGTTGCGAAAGAATCCGCGCGGGGATTACCCCGTGGTGCACGAGACCTCGTTTGTCGATCCCACGGCCATTTTGTGCGGCCAGATCGTCGTCGGCGAGAACGTCTTCATCGGACCTTATGCGGTGCTGCGCGCCGACGAGGTCGATGAGCACGGCAAGATGGAGCCGATCGTGATCGGCGCCAATTCCAACATTCAGGACGGGGTCGTGATCCATTCGAAAGACGGTGCACGCGTTTCCATCGGCGAGAACACGTCCATCGCGCATCGCTCCATCGTGCATGGACCGTGTGTCATCGGCAACAACGTCTTCATCGGTTTCAACTCGGTGCTGTTCAACTGCGTCGTTCACGACGGCGTGGTGGTACGGCACAACAGCGTCGTCGACGGGCGCGACATTCCCGAGAATTTTTACATCCCCTCGACCACGCACATCAGCCGCGAGACCGATCTCGCGACCATTCCGAAAGTGACTGTCGACGCGCGCGAATTTTCCGAATCGGTGAGTCGCACGAACGTGCAGCTCGCGCGCGCTTATCGTCGTATTCAGAACGCGTTCTGA
- the panS gene encoding ketopantoate/pantoate/pantothenate transporter PanS produces the protein MIARVTRLFPLWAALLSVFAFFSPGSFTGITPHVTALLTVVMFAMGVTLTFDDFKRVFTRPAPIVAGVVLHYLVMPLAAWIIARVLHMPPDLTAGMVLVGSVASGTASNVMIYLARGDVALSVTISAMSTLVGVFATPLLTRLYVDASIAVDVEGMLMSILQIVALPIGAGLLINHFFGRAVRAIEGYLPLVSMVAIVLIIGAVVGANQGNIATVGPLVMVGVILHNGLGLLGGYWGGRLLGFDESICRTLAIEVGMQNSGLAATLGKIYFTPLAALPGALFSVWHNLSGSLLAGYWRGRPTGTANDSQATATRPTH, from the coding sequence ATGATCGCCCGAGTTACCCGGTTATTCCCCCTTTGGGCAGCACTGCTGTCCGTCTTCGCTTTCTTCTCGCCGGGCAGCTTCACCGGTATTACCCCGCACGTCACGGCACTGCTCACTGTCGTGATGTTTGCGATGGGGGTGACGCTGACGTTCGACGACTTCAAGCGCGTGTTCACGCGTCCCGCCCCCATCGTTGCGGGTGTGGTGCTGCACTATCTGGTCATGCCGCTGGCAGCGTGGATCATTGCACGCGTGCTGCACATGCCCCCCGATCTGACTGCGGGCATGGTGCTTGTGGGCAGCGTAGCGAGCGGCACGGCGTCGAACGTCATGATCTATCTCGCCCGAGGCGACGTGGCGCTTTCGGTCACGATCAGCGCTATGTCGACCCTCGTCGGCGTGTTTGCCACGCCGCTGCTCACGCGCCTGTACGTCGATGCCTCGATTGCGGTGGACGTCGAGGGCATGCTGATGTCGATTCTTCAGATCGTGGCGTTGCCGATCGGCGCCGGTCTGCTGATCAATCACTTCTTCGGTCGCGCGGTGCGCGCCATCGAGGGCTATCTTCCGCTGGTGTCGATGGTGGCGATCGTGCTCATCATCGGCGCGGTGGTCGGCGCGAATCAGGGCAATATTGCGACGGTCGGTCCGCTGGTCATGGTCGGCGTGATTTTGCACAACGGGCTGGGTCTGCTCGGTGGCTACTGGGGCGGGCGCCTGCTCGGCTTCGACGAATCGATCTGCCGCACGCTTGCCATCGAGGTCGGCATGCAGAACTCGGGTCTGGCCGCCACGCTCGGCAAGATCTACTTCACGCCGCTGGCGGCGCTGCCGGGTGCGCTCTTCTCCGTCTGGCACAACCTGTCGGGCTCGCTTCTCGCCGGGTACTGGCGCGGTCGTCCGACGGGCACCGCCAACGATTCACAGGCGACGGCAACACGTCCGACGCACTGA
- a CDS encoding DEAD/DEAH box helicase has translation MSFEKLGLSADILRAVADLGYTQPTPIQLQAIPAVLQGGDLLAGAQTGTGKTAGFTLPILQMLSARARPAAANGKRPIRALVLTPTRELAAQVEESVTQYGKYLRLTSMTVFGGVSMVPQVKQLSRGVDILVATPGRLLDHMQQKTVDLSGVEILVLDEADRMLDMGFIRDIRRVLAALPAQRQNLLFSATFSDEIKQLADGLLKSPALIEVARRNTTAETVAQKIHPVDRDRKRELLEHLVREHNWFQVLVFTRTKHGANRLAEQLTKGGIPALAIHGNKSQGARTRALAEFKSGTLQVLVATDIAARGIDIDQLPHVVNFDLPEVAEDYVHRIGRTGRAGANGEAVSLVCVDEHQLLQQIERLIKRTIDREVIPGFEPDPHAVAQPIRKNQQGGGRGAGGGRGARTGGGDEGRQSTRAPRDARQPRDDGRSPRQGGEAKPRREGDRAGGRQGGNGGNGGNGGGNAINVGNSVNVGNVGGGHRQPAKRQGDAQRAPARTTQGAPAPRQGQGQGASRGQGGGGERGDFGQRGPRPARRDGAGGALLMGKSKRD, from the coding sequence ATGTCTTTTGAAAAGCTCGGCCTGTCGGCCGACATCCTGCGTGCGGTAGCCGATCTCGGTTACACGCAGCCGACTCCGATTCAACTGCAAGCGATTCCCGCTGTCCTGCAGGGCGGCGATCTTCTCGCCGGCGCACAAACCGGCACGGGCAAGACGGCAGGCTTTACGCTGCCGATCCTGCAAATGCTGTCCGCGCGTGCCCGTCCGGCCGCCGCCAACGGCAAGCGCCCGATACGCGCGCTGGTGCTCACGCCCACGCGCGAGCTGGCCGCACAGGTCGAGGAAAGCGTCACGCAATACGGCAAGTATCTGCGCCTCACGTCCATGACCGTGTTCGGCGGGGTGTCGATGGTGCCGCAGGTCAAGCAACTCTCGCGTGGCGTCGACATTCTCGTCGCCACACCGGGTCGCCTGCTCGATCACATGCAGCAGAAGACCGTGGATCTGTCCGGCGTCGAGATTCTCGTGCTCGACGAAGCGGATCGCATGCTCGACATGGGGTTCATTCGCGATATCCGTCGCGTGCTGGCGGCGCTGCCCGCCCAGCGTCAGAACCTGCTGTTCTCGGCCACCTTCTCCGACGAAATCAAGCAACTGGCCGACGGCCTGCTCAAGTCGCCCGCGCTGATCGAAGTCGCCCGCCGCAATACGACGGCCGAGACCGTCGCGCAGAAGATCCACCCGGTCGATCGTGACCGCAAGCGCGAGTTGCTCGAACACCTTGTGCGCGAGCACAACTGGTTCCAGGTGCTCGTGTTCACGCGCACCAAGCATGGCGCGAATCGTCTGGCGGAACAATTGACGAAGGGCGGCATTCCGGCGCTGGCAATTCACGGTAACAAGAGCCAGGGGGCGCGTACCCGTGCGCTTGCCGAGTTCAAGAGCGGTACGCTGCAAGTGCTGGTCGCGACCGATATCGCGGCGCGCGGCATCGACATCGACCAACTGCCGCACGTGGTGAACTTCGATCTGCCGGAAGTGGCGGAGGACTACGTGCACCGTATCGGTCGTACCGGCCGCGCCGGGGCGAACGGGGAAGCCGTCTCGCTCGTGTGCGTCGACGAGCATCAACTGCTTCAGCAAATCGAGCGTCTCATCAAGCGCACCATCGATCGCGAAGTGATTCCGGGTTTCGAACCGGATCCCCATGCCGTCGCGCAGCCGATTCGCAAGAATCAGCAAGGCGGTGGCCGTGGCGCCGGCGGCGGCCGTGGCGCTCGCACCGGGGGTGGCGACGAGGGTCGTCAATCCACGCGTGCGCCACGTGATGCGCGCCAACCCCGTGACGACGGCCGCTCGCCGCGTCAGGGCGGTGAGGCGAAGCCGCGTCGGGAAGGCGATCGCGCGGGTGGCCGTCAGGGCGGCAATGGCGGCAATGGTGGCAATGGTGGCGGCAATGCCATCAACGTCGGCAATAGCGTCAATGTCGGCAACGTCGGCGGCGGTCATCGTCAACCGGCCAAGCGCCAGGGCGACGCGCAGCGCGCACCTGCGCGCACCACGCAGGGCGCGCCCGCGCCGCGTCAGGGCCAAGGGCAGGGCGCCTCGCGCGGGCAGGGTGGCGGTGGCGAGCGCGGTGACTTCGGTCAGCGCGGGCCGCGCCCGGCGCGTCGCGACGGTGCGGGCGGTGCCTTGCTGATGGGCAAATCGAAGCGCGACTGA
- a CDS encoding LysR substrate-binding domain-containing protein, whose product MKFDLIDLRLCLLVADAGSITAGAERAHLTLASASARIRGLEETLGVALFMRHRQGVIPTPAGRALLAHARRVLAQIEQLRGELGEYAAGLKGNVRIASNTVAMSEFLPDLLGAFLAEHPNVEIALREQTSPAVVQAVLEGAADIGVVSDWIELAGLETVPFRQDRLVVVTPPDHPLAMRASGAAVPFIDVLDAEFIGLPEQSALAEHLDGHARRAGRALRYRLRLRDFDSLCRAVAAGAALGIVPLSAARRCAATRSIGIVPLADPWALRTLVLCVRERDALPVYARQLLDCLQAAPAQSD is encoded by the coding sequence GTGAAATTCGACCTGATCGATCTGCGCCTGTGCCTGCTGGTGGCCGATGCGGGCAGCATTACCGCCGGCGCCGAGCGCGCCCACCTGACGCTGGCTTCCGCGAGCGCGCGCATTCGCGGACTCGAAGAGACGCTGGGCGTCGCCCTGTTCATGCGCCATCGCCAGGGTGTCATTCCCACGCCCGCTGGGCGCGCCCTGCTCGCTCACGCCCGCCGCGTACTCGCGCAGATCGAACAACTGCGCGGCGAGTTGGGCGAATACGCGGCAGGTCTCAAAGGCAACGTGCGCATTGCCTCCAACACGGTCGCGATGTCGGAATTTCTGCCCGACCTGCTCGGCGCGTTTCTGGCCGAGCATCCGAATGTCGAGATCGCGCTGCGCGAGCAGACGAGCCCCGCCGTGGTGCAGGCGGTGCTCGAAGGCGCCGCGGACATCGGCGTGGTGTCGGACTGGATCGAACTGGCGGGACTGGAGACGGTGCCGTTCCGGCAGGACCGGCTGGTCGTCGTTACGCCGCCGGACCATCCCCTCGCCATGCGTGCTTCAGGCGCGGCCGTGCCTTTCATCGACGTGCTGGACGCCGAGTTCATCGGCTTGCCCGAACAAAGCGCGCTGGCCGAACATCTCGACGGGCACGCCAGGCGCGCGGGGCGTGCATTGCGCTATCGCCTGCGACTGCGCGACTTCGACAGCCTGTGTCGCGCCGTGGCGGCGGGCGCGGCGCTGGGCATCGTACCCCTGAGCGCCGCCCGACGCTGTGCCGCAACGCGGAGCATCGGCATTGTGCCGCTCGCCGATCCGTGGGCGCTGCGTACCTTGGTGCTGTGCGTACGCGAGCGCGACGCGCTGCCCGTCTACGCGCGGCAACTTCTCGACTGCCTGCAAGCCGCGCCCGCGCAAAGTGACTGA
- a CDS encoding solute carrier family 23 protein has translation MAEGYFPKWRQQDTASGRVIAPDERLAWPQTIAMGVQHVVAMFGSTVLAPLLMGFDPNLAIFMSGIGTLLFFVLVGGRVPSYLGSSFAFIGLVISVTGYAGSGPNMNIPVALGGIIACGVLYAIIGLIVMAVGTRWIEALMPPVVTGAVVAVIGLNLAPVAVKGVSATSFDTWMALATVLCVGLVAVFARGMVQRLLILVGLLLAYVLYAVLTNGMGLGKPIDFSIVANAAWFGLPHFAAPVFKPEAMVLLAPIAIILVAENLGHIKAVSAMTGQNLDPYMGRAFLGDGLATIVSGSVGGTGVTTYAENIGVMAVTKIYSTLVFAVAAVIALVLGFSPKFGAIIQTIPGPVLGGVSIVVFGLITVAGARIWVQNKVDFSDNRNLIVAAVTLVLGAGDFTLKFGSFSLGGIGCATFGAIILYALLRGRGASRPAAM, from the coding sequence ATGGCAGAGGGTTACTTCCCGAAGTGGCGGCAACAGGACACGGCCTCCGGGCGCGTGATCGCGCCCGATGAGCGTCTGGCCTGGCCGCAGACCATCGCGATGGGCGTGCAGCACGTGGTCGCCATGTTCGGCTCGACCGTGCTCGCGCCACTGCTCATGGGCTTCGACCCGAACCTCGCGATCTTCATGTCGGGCATCGGCACGTTGCTGTTCTTCGTGCTCGTCGGCGGCCGCGTGCCCAGCTACCTCGGCTCCAGCTTTGCCTTCATCGGCCTGGTCATTTCCGTGACGGGCTACGCGGGCAGTGGACCGAACATGAATATTCCGGTGGCGCTCGGCGGGATCATCGCCTGCGGTGTGCTGTACGCGATCATCGGGCTGATTGTGATGGCCGTCGGCACGCGTTGGATCGAGGCGCTCATGCCGCCGGTCGTGACCGGCGCCGTGGTCGCGGTCATCGGTCTGAACCTCGCCCCGGTGGCGGTCAAGGGCGTGTCCGCCACCAGCTTCGACACGTGGATGGCGCTCGCGACCGTGCTGTGCGTGGGGCTCGTGGCGGTGTTCGCGCGCGGGATGGTGCAGCGCCTGCTGATTCTCGTCGGCCTGCTGCTCGCCTATGTGCTCTACGCCGTGCTGACGAACGGCATGGGGCTGGGCAAGCCGATCGACTTCTCCATCGTGGCCAACGCCGCGTGGTTCGGTCTGCCGCACTTCGCGGCGCCCGTGTTCAAGCCGGAAGCCATGGTGCTGCTCGCGCCGATCGCCATCATTCTGGTGGCCGAGAACCTGGGCCATATCAAGGCCGTGAGCGCCATGACGGGGCAGAACCTCGACCCTTACATGGGCCGCGCGTTCCTCGGCGACGGGCTGGCGACCATCGTGTCGGGCAGCGTCGGCGGCACGGGCGTGACCACGTACGCCGAGAACATTGGCGTGATGGCCGTCACGAAGATCTATTCGACGCTGGTGTTCGCGGTGGCCGCCGTCATTGCGCTGGTGCTCGGCTTCTCGCCGAAGTTCGGCGCGATCATCCAGACAATTCCCGGCCCGGTGCTCGGCGGCGTGTCGATCGTGGTATTCGGCCTGATTACGGTGGCGGGCGCGCGTATCTGGGTGCAGAACAAGGTGGACTTCTCGGACAACCGCAACCTGATCGTGGCGGCCGTGACGCTGGTGCTGGGCGCGGGCGACTTTACGCTGAAGTTCGGCAGCTTCTCGCTTGGCGGCATCGGGTGCGCGACATTCGGCGCGATCATTCTGTATGCGCTGCTGCGGGGTCGTGGCGCGTCGCGACCGGCGGCGATGTAA
- a CDS encoding virulence factor family protein: MCATSFAFFMFLVSLVSLVSLTPRLRRAAVRVTLGAAATAATAATAIAAALSPLVLMVSPSSVSAQTSSSTQARSNPLNVLKPAPKAGPVAQSPAADTSAPAPVMPQAAAAAASAAAFRSAATGANAAPEIMSHGRFESVPIFRPQGEPNATVLFFSDDDGWTPRAERMARALADTGALVAGIDTARLMANYTKDNIACVYAAGDLDNFGRWVEASVRLPGYTPPILVGDGVGGTFAYAMLAQAGSDTFSGALSVDFCPVLPMARPLCQGEGVHFARGITHTAGGAPMRLLPAPVMSAPWLAMGGPAAGPGSPGRAPRCPDHVAQAFAARTPNSSWLVGGLAGSLGAMDTSGAADTSNASNASGASATPVLADWVTQYKNAFRRMNAHHVAGTARPPAAVADLPVIEVPATAKPAANLADTFAILLSGDGGWAGLDRDVAAALAAHGIPVVGVDSLRYFWSARTPASGALDIDRLMRFYQTRWNKKRAILIGYSQGADVLPFMVNRLPPVARERVGLLVLMGLGQKADFEFRMTNWVMSSQNGLPIRPEVERLPDGMAMCVYGADEDDSNCPGLDPRRVQIVKMPGGHHFDGNYTALADVILQGLAKR; encoded by the coding sequence TTGTGCGCCACGTCCTTCGCGTTCTTCATGTTCCTCGTGTCGCTCGTGTCCCTCGTGTCCCTCACACCCCGGCTTCGCCGCGCGGCGGTGCGCGTGACGCTCGGTGCCGCTGCCACCGCTGCCACAGCTGCCACCGCAATCGCTGCCGCACTGAGCCCACTGGTCCTGATGGTGTCACCGTCCTCGGTATCGGCGCAGACGTCGAGCTCCACGCAGGCGCGCAGCAACCCCCTCAACGTGCTCAAGCCGGCGCCCAAGGCGGGACCCGTGGCGCAGTCGCCCGCCGCCGACACCAGCGCCCCGGCGCCCGTCATGCCGCAGGCCGCCGCGGCGGCTGCGAGCGCTGCGGCATTTCGTAGCGCGGCCACCGGCGCAAATGCCGCGCCCGAAATCATGTCCCATGGCCGCTTCGAGAGCGTGCCGATCTTCCGCCCGCAAGGCGAGCCGAATGCCACGGTGCTGTTTTTCTCCGACGACGACGGCTGGACGCCGCGTGCCGAGCGCATGGCTCGAGCACTGGCCGACACCGGGGCGTTGGTGGCCGGTATCGACACCGCGCGCCTGATGGCGAACTACACGAAGGACAACATCGCGTGCGTCTACGCGGCGGGCGACCTCGACAACTTTGGACGATGGGTCGAGGCGTCGGTCCGGCTGCCCGGCTATACGCCGCCCATTCTCGTTGGCGACGGCGTGGGCGGTACGTTCGCCTACGCGATGCTCGCGCAGGCCGGCAGCGACACGTTCTCCGGTGCGCTGTCGGTCGACTTCTGCCCGGTGTTGCCGATGGCGCGCCCGCTGTGTCAGGGCGAAGGCGTGCATTTCGCACGCGGCATTACGCACACGGCAGGGGGCGCGCCGATGCGCCTGCTGCCCGCGCCGGTCATGAGCGCCCCCTGGCTGGCAATGGGCGGGCCGGCCGCCGGTCCCGGCAGCCCGGGGCGTGCACCGCGTTGCCCGGATCACGTCGCGCAGGCGTTCGCCGCACGCACCCCGAATTCGAGCTGGCTCGTGGGCGGGCTGGCGGGCAGCCTCGGCGCCATGGATACCAGCGGCGCGGCTGACACTTCGAACGCTTCGAATGCCTCTGGCGCCTCCGCCACGCCTGTGCTGGCGGATTGGGTGACGCAGTACAAGAACGCGTTCCGACGCATGAACGCGCACCATGTGGCCGGCACCGCGCGCCCACCCGCCGCCGTGGCCGATCTGCCGGTCATCGAGGTCCCGGCAACCGCCAAACCCGCTGCTAACCTGGCCGACACCTTTGCCATTCTGCTCTCCGGCGACGGCGGGTGGGCCGGGCTGGACCGCGATGTCGCCGCGGCACTCGCGGCGCACGGCATTCCGGTCGTGGGGGTCGATTCGCTGCGTTACTTCTGGTCGGCGCGTACACCGGCGTCCGGCGCGCTCGACATCGACCGTCTCATGCGCTTCTATCAGACGCGCTGGAACAAGAAGCGCGCGATCCTCATCGGCTATTCGCAAGGGGCCGACGTGCTGCCGTTCATGGTCAATCGCCTGCCGCCGGTGGCCCGTGAGCGCGTCGGGTTGCTCGTGCTCATGGGCCTCGGGCAAAAGGCGGACTTCGAATTCCGCATGACCAACTGGGTGATGTCGAGCCAGAACGGGCTGCCGATCCGGCCCGAAGTCGAACGGCTGCCCGACGGCATGGCGATGTGCGTCTACGGCGCCGACGAGGACGACAGCAACTGTCCGGGGCTCGATCCCCGGCGGGTGCAGATCGTGAAGATGCCCGGCGGGCATCATTTCGACGGGAATTACACCGCGCTTGCCGACGTGATTCTCCAGGGGCTCGCCAAACGCTGA
- the mprF gene encoding bifunctional lysylphosphatidylglycerol flippase/synthetase MprF — translation MTEPPGARPSRPADASSPAAPSTGISGSTAAPHAAGAGDAGAAGPTALPSPVEAAWLSLPAPLRLIRRFPWSAARPWLIVTGVLLLGLFVFDALHHMLRHVHYDNVIAAIHDTPVTRLVLAMLATLASYAALTGYDISGLAFASARVKRSTVVLTSFIAYALGNSVGLGVLTGGTVRMRMYAAAGIDASKVAQAVAFNAGAFGLGMTVFGSLGMLWGASRVSALVPIPAWMLQLFAVLLLAGAAAFLVLCARKRSVVVFGRWSMPLPPLRLALRQLLISAADLGMAAAALWCLLPAGVVDLPTFVVFYAIAMALGVLSHVPGGVGVFEAVILLATNGHAPISHVAGALVLYRGIYYLLPLMLAACLLAGFELRQGPAAPIGRAAVRLFPGILAALTLVAGVMLLISGVTPATRDAEEFLRRHVPLFLVEVSHLLGSVAGLSMLFLARGLLHRLDAAWWGSLALTVVAAVLAIPKGIAWSEFFVLAVLATLLLVSRKQFDRRSSLFTQSFEPGWIIAVLSVLGACTWLMFMSYRRVGYANQLWWQFTFDGDAPRSMRALMVVAVIGLGLSLWQLLRQSPGAMVPATEEELARAEAVIRKQPAADACLALMGDKSFLFSPSGNAFIMFAKHRRSWVSLSDPVGDQKEWPELIWRFIELADAHGGRAAFYKTRPQALPLYVDAGLRAFKLGEEAFVSLPEFGLQGSRRANLRHGVTRGEREGLTLEIVPPEGVAPHLAEMRAVSNAWLARQHTREKGFSLGAFDDAYVLRQPVALVRREDRLVAFATLMCPDVLRIEASIDLMRQVPDAPPGTMDFLFAKLMLHFKAQGYQRFGLGMAPMSGMQTHQLAPRWHRFGRMMFAHGARFYNFRGLRSFKEKFDPQWETRYLMTPGGIAPMLTLADVASLVGGGWKGMIAK, via the coding sequence ATGACTGAACCGCCCGGTGCGCGCCCGAGCCGGCCCGCCGATGCTTCCTCACCCGCTGCCCCTTCTACGGGCATCTCCGGGTCCACTGCTGCCCCCCACGCCGCCGGCGCAGGCGATGCCGGCGCCGCAGGGCCGACCGCTCTGCCGTCGCCCGTCGAGGCTGCCTGGCTCTCGCTGCCCGCCCCTTTGCGCCTGATCCGACGTTTCCCCTGGAGCGCCGCACGTCCGTGGCTGATCGTCACCGGCGTGCTGCTGCTCGGGCTGTTTGTTTTCGACGCGCTTCACCACATGCTGCGACACGTGCATTACGACAACGTGATCGCGGCCATCCACGACACGCCTGTCACGCGTCTGGTGCTTGCGATGCTGGCAACCCTTGCGAGCTACGCCGCGTTGACCGGCTACGACATCTCCGGTCTCGCATTTGCGAGCGCCAGGGTGAAGCGCTCGACGGTCGTACTCACATCGTTCATTGCCTACGCGCTGGGCAACTCGGTCGGGCTGGGCGTGCTCACGGGCGGCACCGTGCGCATGCGGATGTACGCTGCCGCCGGGATCGACGCCTCGAAGGTCGCGCAGGCCGTAGCGTTCAACGCCGGCGCGTTCGGCCTCGGCATGACGGTGTTCGGCTCGCTCGGGATGTTATGGGGCGCGTCGCGCGTGTCCGCACTGGTACCGATTCCGGCGTGGATGTTGCAACTCTTCGCCGTGCTGCTCCTCGCTGGCGCCGCCGCCTTTCTCGTGCTGTGTGCGCGCAAGCGCAGCGTCGTCGTCTTCGGCCGTTGGTCGATGCCGTTGCCGCCGTTGCGTCTGGCGTTGCGCCAGTTGCTCATCTCTGCGGCCGATCTCGGTATGGCGGCCGCCGCCCTATGGTGTCTGCTGCCAGCGGGCGTGGTCGATCTGCCGACCTTCGTCGTCTTCTACGCCATTGCGATGGCGCTGGGCGTGCTCAGTCACGTGCCGGGGGGCGTGGGGGTATTCGAGGCGGTGATCTTGCTGGCGACGAACGGGCATGCACCGATCAGTCATGTCGCCGGCGCGCTGGTGCTCTATCGCGGCATCTATTACCTGCTGCCGCTGATGCTCGCGGCCTGCCTGCTCGCCGGATTCGAACTGCGGCAGGGGCCCGCAGCCCCCATCGGTCGTGCCGCCGTTCGCCTTTTCCCCGGCATTCTGGCTGCGCTCACGCTCGTCGCGGGCGTCATGCTGCTGATCTCGGGCGTCACGCCGGCCACGCGCGACGCCGAAGAATTCCTGCGCCGCCATGTGCCGCTGTTCCTTGTCGAGGTCTCGCACTTGCTGGGCAGCGTCGCCGGCCTGTCGATGCTGTTCCTTGCGCGCGGCCTGCTGCACCGCCTCGACGCCGCGTGGTGGGGCTCGCTCGCCCTGACCGTCGTCGCCGCAGTACTGGCGATCCCGAAAGGCATCGCATGGTCGGAGTTTTTTGTGCTGGCGGTGCTTGCGACCTTGCTGCTGGTCTCGCGCAAGCAATTCGACCGCCGCTCCTCGCTCTTCACGCAGTCGTTCGAGCCGGGCTGGATCATCGCGGTGCTGTCCGTCCTGGGCGCGTGCACGTGGCTGATGTTCATGTCGTACCGACGAGTCGGATACGCCAATCAACTCTGGTGGCAATTCACGTTCGATGGCGATGCCCCGCGCTCGATGCGTGCGCTGATGGTCGTTGCCGTCATCGGGCTGGGCCTCTCGCTATGGCAACTGCTGCGGCAATCGCCGGGCGCGATGGTGCCCGCCACTGAAGAGGAACTGGCGCGGGCCGAGGCCGTCATCCGCAAGCAACCCGCTGCCGACGCGTGCCTCGCGCTCATGGGCGACAAGAGTTTCCTGTTCTCGCCGTCCGGCAATGCTTTCATCATGTTTGCTAAGCATCGCCGCTCGTGGGTCTCGCTCTCGGACCCGGTCGGGGACCAGAAGGAATGGCCCGAACTGATCTGGCGCTTCATCGAACTGGCCGACGCCCACGGCGGGCGCGCCGCCTTCTACAAGACACGCCCGCAGGCCCTGCCGCTCTACGTCGACGCGGGGCTTCGCGCGTTCAAGCTCGGCGAGGAGGCGTTCGTTTCCTTGCCGGAATTCGGATTGCAGGGCTCGCGTCGCGCGAACCTGCGGCACGGCGTGACACGTGGCGAGCGTGAAGGTCTCACGCTGGAGATCGTGCCGCCCGAAGGCGTTGCGCCGCATCTTGCGGAAATGCGTGCGGTATCGAACGCATGGCTCGCTCGCCAGCACACGCGTGAAAAGGGCTTCTCGCTAGGCGCATTCGATGACGCCTACGTTCTGCGCCAACCCGTGGCGCTCGTGCGTCGCGAGGACCGGCTCGTGGCGTTCGCCACGCTCATGTGCCCCGACGTGCTGCGCATCGAGGCGAGCATTGACCTCATGCGGCAGGTGCCCGATGCGCCGCCGGGCACGATGGACTTCCTCTTTGCGAAGCTGATGCTCCACTTCAAGGCGCAGGGCTACCAGCGCTTCGGCCTCGGCATGGCGCCGATGTCCGGCATGCAGACGCATCAGCTCGCGCCGCGCTGGCATCGTTTCGGACGAATGATGTTCGCGCACGGTGCGCGCTTCTATAACTTCCGGGGATTGCGCAGTTTCAAGGAGAAGTTCGATCCGCAATGGGAGACGCGTTACCTGATGACGCCCGGCGGCATCGCGCCGATGCTCACGCTGGCCGACGTGGCGTCGCTCGTCGGCGGCGGCTGGAAAGGAATGATTGCAAAATGA